In the Archangium lipolyticum genome, GGCGCGTGCGGAGCCACTTATTATCTGTGCTGCAAGAATCAATACTGCTCCAACAACGAATGCGTCTGTAACACCAGCCCTTGCTACTGCCAACTGTGACGTGAAGGAGTGGGTCAGCTGTCGCGATAGGCGTCGGCGATGCCGCACAGGTTCTGGATCACCACCATCCTCGTGATGAGCCCCTGGTGGAAGTCCGTGACGACCGCGTACTCGCTGCGAAAGGTCTTCCCCGTCTTCTTCACGAGGAAGGAGTCGTCCCCCAGGACGATGACCTGGTCACCGTGGTCGATGAACTCCTGGGGCCGCTCCTGGTGGAACTCGGCGATTTCAGGCAGCCGGGAGTAGTAATCGATCACGGCCTGCTTGCCGCGGAACTCTCCGCTGAGGGGCGTTCCGTCCGGAATCGTCACCTTCCAGACCACGTCTTCCGCCATGTGGTCGAGCAAGGGCTTCGCATCCATCACCCTGTCCATCTCCTCGAAAATCCACTTCAAGAGACCCGCGTTGTCCTTCGACATGCGCGCGCCTGTCCCCAGCTCCATTTCCGCGACCGTGCTCTCCATGACCGTTCCCTTTCTTTCAAGCCCGCTGGAGCAGCGATCCAGCCAGGCACCTTTCATATGGAAAGATGCGGACCACGCTCGAAGTGAGCACCGCGAGGACTGACCCGATGCGCCAGAGTGACTTGCAGGACGCGCCACATCTCCCTAGCGTTTTCCTGGAGGCGCACGCGGATGACCCATCCGTCCATCCAGATCTCCGCTCGTCTGGCACTCCCCCAGCTGGCACTGGCCCGGCGGCGTGGACTGGATGAGAGCTCGCTCTGCCAGGATGCGGGCCTGGACCCCGCCGTGCTGCGGGACCCCGAGGCACGTATTCCCCTCTCCGCGTTCGAGCGGCTGATGGAGGCGCTCGCTTCCCGGGTGAAGGAGCCCACGTTGGGGCTCGAGCTGGCGCGGGAGTTCACGCTGGAAGCCTATGGCGTCGGTGGGCTGGTGCTGATGGCCAGTCCCACGCTACGAGAGGGCTTCGAACGGGCCTTTCGCTACCAGCGGCTCTGGGAGGATTTCGAGCGCCTCGCCCTGGAGCCCTGTGAGGGTGGCGGCAGGCTCCGCTTCCTCTCGCATGAGCCACGGCGGCCGGTCCACTGGCTCCTCGCGGAGTGCATCCTGGCGGAGCTGCTGCTGGCGACACGTGCGCTCACCGCCACGCCCGTGGTGCCCCTGTGGGTGCACTTCGAACACGAGCCCCCCTCCGACACCTCTGCGCACGAGGCCTTCTTCGGCACTCCGGTCTTCTTCGGAGCACCGACCACGGAGATTGCCTTCTCCAACGCCACGCTGGACCTGCCGCTCACCCACGCCAACGCGCTCTTCCTCTCCTTCTTCGAGCAACAGGCGAAGGTGAAGGTCGAGCAGTTGCCTTCCACGAGCCTGTTGAGCGAGCAGGTGCGGACGGCGCTGCGCGGGGCACTGGGCGGTGGGGATTACAGCCTGGTGGCGGTGGCGGCGAAGCTCCACATGAGCCCTCGTACCCTCCAGCGCCGGCTGAGAGAGGAGGGAATCAGCCATGAGGTGCTGCTCGATGGGCTTCGGCAGGAGTTGGCGAGGGTCTACCTGGAGAAGCGGCTGAGCATCTCCGAGATCTCCTTCCTGCTGGGCTATTCCAACCCGACGGCCTTCCACCGGGCCTTCAAGCGCTGGACGGGCTCCAGCCCCGAGTACTACCGGGCGCGCTCCGGCGCCCGGGGCGGGCCGGAAACGTCTCCTCCCACCTTCATGACATGGGGACGGGCCAGCAGCCGCTCGACATAGGCATCGATTGCAGGCCGGCCGGTCGGCGAGGCCCACCTCCGCATCCATATGCACATCGAGCCGATCATCACGTCGGCCGCGGTGAACCAGTCACCAAACAGATAAGGTCCCTTGCCCAGCTCCTCTTCGACCACATTCAGCGCCGTCTCGAAGTCCGTCCAGCCACGCTGGGGCAGCGTCTCCACCTTCAGCATCCTGTCTGCCATGGCGGGTTCGAGTTGCGAGGTCGAATACACCATCAGGGAGAGATAGCGCCCCCGCTCCGGCGAGCCGATCTTCGGCGCGAGGTTGGCCTGGGGGTACTTGTCGGCGAGGTACAAACAGATGGCCGCTCCCTCGAACACCTTCGTCTCGCCATCCACCAGCGCCGGCAGCTTGCCGGCGGGGTTGATCTTCAGGAACTCCGGCGTCTTGTGCTCGCGCTTCGCGAAGTCGATGGGCACGAGTTCGTACTCCGCACCACACTCATCGAGCATCCACTTGCTGACGACCGCGCGGCTTTGGGGATTGAAGTAGAGCTTCATCGGTTCTCCTCCGAAACAATGTGAGTCCTGAACGATGGATCCGCGAGGCCGTTCATGTGAGTGGCTCGCTCAGGCGTGGCGCGTCCGGTAAGTCATTCTGGCGCATGCGGCCAGTCCCCTTGGAGACACCCGTCGAACAACGCCTGGCCGGGCCTCACCAGGCCCAGGTGGAAGCTCACAACCCCATCAAAGTGCCTGAGTCTGGCGCACCACGGCCCCCATTGGATTGCGCTCACAGGTCTTCTCTGTGAAGTTCCCGGGCTCTCTCGGAGCACGAACGAACATGAAGCATCCCACTTTTGCAGCCGTGGTCGCGGTCTGGGGCGCACTCGTCTTGAGCGGTTCTTCGCACGCGTCCGATCAGGGCACGGCGGCCCGTGCCGATGAGTTCATCGGTTGCCCGGACGCGAAGGAGGATGACGCCCTCGCCGGCTCCCTCTGCGCTCGCTTCAGCGCACCGTTGGACTACGCGGATCCGAGCCGTGAGAGGATCGAGCTTTTCATCCGCAAGTTCCCGGCTCCGGGGCGATCGGCCGGGCAGGTCTGGCTCGTGGCGGGCGGGCCCGGCGAGTCAGGGGCTTCGTTCTACCCTCTGCTGAAGACCCTGCGGGCCGCCTTCCCGGGATATGACCTGCTGGTCCCCGATCATCGCGGGACCGGTTTCTCGAGCCGGCTCTGCCAGAAGGAGGAGGCCGCCGACAGCGACGGTGGCTCCGCGCTTCAAGGCGCCGAGTGGGCGACATGCTTCGAGGCGCTGGAGTCCGATTCCAAGCGCACCCGCGCCTTCACCATCACCCACGCCGCCTACGATCTGCGCGCGCTGATGGAGCGCTACTCCGCCGGCCGGCCGACGTGGCTCTATGGGGTCTCCTACGGCACGCAGCTGGTGTTGCGCATGATGACGGTCGCCCCACCGCGGCGCCTCGAGGGGATCGTGCTCGATTCCCTCGTCCCTCCGGAAACGGCCGAGCAATGGGACCTCAGCCATCGCTCTGCCGTCGTCGACGAGGTGGGCCGCGCGGTTCTCGCGCAGTGTGATGCGGACCCGGGCTGCCGTGCTCGTCTCGGAGGCTCGGCGGTTGCCGCCATGCAGGGGCTCGTCGACGACTCCAAGTTGTCCGCGTCCGTCCCCGGGGGGCGTCCGAAACTCTTCTTCGGCGCACTGTTGGATGGCCCGGAGCTGCGGGCGCGGATTCCCCTGGTCCTCGCGGGCCTGAGGGGCGGCGACCTCGAGCCATTGCGGCAGGTCCAGCAGGACCTGGAGGCACTGAACGCCCAGTTCGGCCGTTTTCCGCAGTCGTCGATGTCCATCCCGCTCGTCAGTGTCATCAGCGCATCCGAGAACAACGCCCGGCCGGGCCTCACCAAGGCCCAGGTGGAAGCCGAAGCCGCCCGGTTCCTGTTCGTCAGCAGCCTGCCGGGCCAGCTCGTCGGTCGGGCGTCTCTGGCCTATCCGCGCGACGAGTGGTTCGGCCGGTCTCCCACCGCTCTTCCGCCAGTCCTCGTTCTCCAGGGCGACATGGACCCCAAGACACCCCATGCTGGCGCCCAGGCCCATATCCGGCTCCTGCCCAAAGCCGCTGGCGTCAATCTGTTCACCGTCAAGGGCGGGCCGCACTTCCTGCTCTTCACGGCGCCAGATTGCTTCAAGGCCGCGGTGAGCACCTTCGTCCAGAAGCGGCGAGCGCCTCGTGCGGCCTGCTCGATTCGACCCCTAGCATCATCGGGCCGGGGTCAGCCCCATCAATAGAGGTTCTTCCGGACGGATTGCTCATAGTAGGCATCGATCGCTTCCGCCTGGGCAGGCGCACCAAGGACCCGGCTTCATCTGCCAGATGACGACGCTCAGCGTTCAGCGCGAGAGTCGTACCGCGATGCCGTCGAGCACGCAGTCCAGCCCCCTGTCGAACCTGACGTCGGACGATGGGTGGGTGGCGTCCCGAACCACCTTGGCGAGCGTCGGGAAGCGGCCGGTGGCGATCATCCGCTGGATGTAGGGCCACGTGGCGTTCTGCCATTCCGTCTCGTTCATGCCGCTTTCGAGCTCGGCACGCAGCTCGCTGGCTTCACTCAGGAGCGCGCCGATGACGTAGGCATTGACGGTCCTGACGGCATGGAGGACGTCATCGATGTTCTCGAAGCCCGGCGTCTCGCTCAGCGCGGCGAGTGAGGCCTCGGAATAGGCCAGGGCATTCGGGCCGAGATGCTGACGGCCTCCCAGCAGGTCGATGAACCACTTGTGCTTCCTGGCCGCCTGCCGGGTGCGCTGCGCGATCGACCGGAGCACCTCGCGCCAGTTGCCGCGGAGCTGCCCGGCGGAGGCCATTTCGCCGTAGACCACGTCCACCATGAGCTCGAGCAGCTCCTCCTTGGTGGACAGATAGCCGTAGAGCCGCATGGGCCCGGCATTGAGCTGGGCTCCGACCTTTCGCAACGACACCGAGGCGAGGCCTTCCTTGTCGGCGAGCGCGATGGCGGCGCGCACGATCCGGTCCCTGCTCAGGGGTCCGGGCGCGGGACGGTTCGCGGGCTCGGGGCGCTCCCAGATGAGCGCCGCCTCGGCTGCGGGCGGTTTTTTTCGAGCGGGCATCGCGGCTCTTCTTGTCCCGAATGGAGCGCGGTTGACAACCCTGCCCGGCCGATACACTGTATCGGCCAATACAGCGTATCGGAGCCAGTCATGAAAGCAGAGTCAACCGCGGTGCTCGTGGTCGGGGGCGGCCTGGTGGGTTTGTCGGCCGCGATGTTCCTCTCCTGGCGCGGGGTGCCCACCGTCCTCGTCGAGCGGCACCCAGGCAGCTCTCCGCATCCGCGTGCGATCGGCTACACGCCGAGGACGCTGGAGCTCTTTCGTGCGATCGGGCTGGGCCCTCGCATTCCACAGATGCCGGCCGACTTCCGGCTGCGCCGGAGCCGGGTCGAGAGTCTGGCCGGGAAGTGGTTCGAGGAGACCCCCTGGACACCCGAGACCCGGCAGTCGCCCAGGCTCGAGTACTCGCCGTGCGCGGGCGCCGCGCTCTCCCAGGATCGTCTCGAGCCCATCCTTCGTGAGAAGGCGATCGCGCTCGGTGCCGACATCCGGCTCTCAACGGAGTTGATCCGGTTCGAACAGGATGCGGATGGTGTCGTCGCCTCGCTGCGCGCTCGCGATGGACGAGAGTACGCGATGCGGGCCGCATACCTGATCGCGGCGGATGGCCATGCCAGCCCGATTCGCGAGGCATTGGGAATCGGCCAGCAGGGACGCGGCTCCATCCGGACGCTGCGCAGCGTTCTCTTCCGGGCTCCGCTCGAGGAGTACCTTCGCTCGGGGATCTCGCAGTTCAACATCGACCAGCCGGGACTCAAGGCATTCCTCACGACCTACGGCGATGGTCGCTGGGTGCTGATGTTCTCGGATGACGAGGAACGCGATGAAGGCACGTTGAGGGCAATGGTGTTCAAGGCGATCGGCAGGACGGACCTCGAGGTCGAGCTCATCACCACCGGCCGTTGGGAGCTGAGCGCACGCATCGCGGACAGCTTCGCGTCCGGTAGGATCTTCCTGGCCGGGGACGCCGCGCACACCCTGCCGCCTACGCGTGGTGGCTATGGTGCGAACACCGGCATCGAGGATGCGCACAATCTCGCGTGGAAGTTGTCCGCGGTCCTCTCCGGTGCATCGACGCCGCGGCTGCTCGACACCTACGACGCCGAACGGCGCCCGATCGCGTGGCTCCGGCATGGGCAGCTCTTCGCCCGAAGCGACTACGCGTCGGACGCGGCCGGGACCGCCAGGGACGTGCCGATCATCGACGACGACGCCATGGAGTTGGGTCAGCTGTATCGCTCGACCGCGGTGCTCGATGCCGGTGACGGACTCCCGCCCGCGCTGCGGCCCGAGCAGTGGGCTGGTCAACCCGGCACGCGCGCGCCGCATCTGTGGATGACCAGGGACGGCGAGCGGGTGTCCACGCTCGACTTGTTCCAGCGAGGCTGGGTGCTGCTTGCCCAGGACGCGCGGTGGTGCCCCGCCGCAGCGCGGATCGGCAAGCAGTTGGGCATCGATGTGCAGTGCCTCCGCATCGGCATCGATGTGCGTCCGTCCGATGAGAGCACTTTCCGGACGGCTTTCGGCCTCGGGGCAGGAGGGGCCTCGCTGATCCGTCCGGATGGATACGTGGCCTGGCGCGCGATCGAGCTGCCGGCGGATCCACTCCGTTCGCTCGGCGAAGCCCTCGAGCGGGTGTCGTGCGCCACGCTGGCCTGCTGAGGCCTGACCCTGCGTTCGCGTTGCAGGTCGCAGTGCCAATTGCTCCACAAAGTGCTATATACTCCCCAAGAATCGAGCACTTCATGGAACAATAGGGAACACGAACCGGAGCGGGAGCCGGGTATGTCCGAGGAGTTCTACACGGTTGAGATGGCGGCCGAGCGGCTGAGGCTGCACGCCAAGACCGTGCTGCGGTTCATCCGCGACGGACGGCTCAGGGCGACACGGATCGGCAAGTCGTACCGGATCCTTCGCTCGGACCTGGAGGCGTTCGGCGGGGCAAGCCCCAGGCGCGGTCCCCCCGTCCCGACAGCCCAGGTGACCAGCATCATCGACATCCCCGGCATCGGCCGGGAGGCCGCGATCCGGATGGCCAACCGGGTCGTCGCCGTCGTGGGCAGCCGGGAGGCCCACCCTGCCCCCGTCCGCGTCGACACCGCCTATGACCCTGAGCGCGAGCACCTGAAGATCGTGATGTTCGGTTCTCCGGGTGACACGGCCGAGCTCATCCGGCTCGTTCAGGCCTGGCTGGAAGCATGAGACTGGAGGCTACACGCAATGACTGGAAGAATCCTCGAGCTCGCGGGCGTGCGCGTATTCCTATGCGCGGCCGATGGGCCGGTAATGGCAAGCGACCGTGATGCCACCGACGTCATCGGCGAGCTCTTCGGTACGGACGTGAAGATGGTCGCCATTCCGCTGGAGCGCCTCACCCCGGACTTCCTGAAGCTTCGCTCGCGCCTCGCTGGGGAGATCCTCCAGAAGTTCGTGAACTACCGGCTCCGGGTGGCGATCCTGGGCGACATCGCCGCGGCGGTCGAGGCGAGCGACGCGCTCAGGGACTTCGTCCGCGAGTCGAACCGCGGGGAGACGATCTGGTTCGTCCCCAACCTGGCCGCGCTCGAACAGAAGCTCACATAGAACACCCGGACGGGCGGGCCCGCCCGCCAGCTACGGGACGAAGCGGACGACCTCGATGCCCTTCTTCGTCCCCACGGCGAAGCGGCGCCCCACGGGATCCATCGCGAGTGGAGGCAGGCACCCAACCCCACGGCAGATGCTGCTGGACTGCGTGCCCGTGCCGAGCTCGGGCCAGCGCTCCACGAAGCGGCCGGTCGCGAGCTCGATGAGCTGGGGGTGCTCGAAGAAGCTCACCACGTACCCGTCCATCACCATCATCGTCCCCGCGGGCCGCTCCAGCGGAGCCTTGGACAGCACCCGCTTTTCGGTGAGCGAATACGACATGAGGGGCGCCGAATCGACCTCTTCGTCACCCGAGCAATGGAAGACGAGCGTGTCGCGCTCACCGAAGGCCGCCGAGTAGAACTCCACGAATACGTCACCCAGCCCCAGCTCGAGCTCGCGCATTTCGTCCAGGGACGCGGGCCGTTCGAGCGCGCGGGCCACGTCGAAGACATACAACACGTCCACGGGATGCCAGACCCACCCCGCGCTGAGCAGGTAACGGCCATCGCGGCTGAACTGGAGCCGGGAGTGGAAGACGTCGGGAGAATCGCCCTCGCGCCGGGTGAGCCGCTCCCCTGTCTCCGCGTCCTCCAGCTCCAGGCGGCAGTACTCGTCGGGGCAGTGCGCCAGGAGCGTGCGGCCACTCGGGAGCGTACACAGGGCCACGGGGTACTCGTAGGCCTCGGCGTGGTAGTAGCTGCGGTTGAGCTCACGCACGAACTTGCCCTGCCGCAGCAGGAGCCCCTTCGTGCCAAGCCGCTCGTAGATGACGGCGTACTGGCCGTCCTGGGACATCACCGCGCCATCGAAGCGGTAGCCATAGCGCACACAGGGATCGAAGGAGCTTCCGTCCAGGCCATGGCGGAGACCGCCGGAGACCCAGTCGATGAGCGCATCTCCGCTCCAGCAGAGCGATTCGGGCGCGCAGTCGGTGGGAAGGAAGATGCGTTCGGCGCGGAGCGTCATGACGTTCTCGTTTGAAAGAGGGGGGCCAGTCCGGCCTGCCGCCTGGGACGCGGGAGCCCCGGGAGACCTGACACGGGCCACGACGAACAGACGCTGAGCCGAGCTCACGCGCGGCTGACGAAGAAGGACACCGGGCTGGACGAAGAACGTCAGCCCGGTGTCCGTGAACGGATTTCAGCCCTGGCGACGGCAGAGCAGGGCCAGGAAGGTTCCGGCCATCGCGAGCATCCACACGGGCGAGCCACCCGTGGTGGAGCAACCTCCCTTGTCATCATCACCTTCGTCGCCCGTGCCGCCCGAGCCCGCGTCGGGTGAGCCCGATCCCGCGTCGGGCGAGCCTTTGCCAACGTTCACGCTCCACTTCGTGGCCGCGGGCTTGTCGCCACCGCTGTCGAGGTCCGCGTTGGCGGAATTCCCGGCGCCAAAGAGCGTGAGGGTGACATCCGTGGAGGGAGCGACCAGGGAGAAGTCGAAACGAAGCTCGTTGCCATTGAAGGCCTTGGGCGCCGAGTGGGTGAGCTCGCTCCCCAGCTTCTTCAGGCCCTCTCCGGCCTGGAGAACCGCCGCCGCGTTATCCACGGCGATGTCCACACCTCCTATTTTCGCGGCCCCACCCCGGATGATGAACGAGTACCGGCCCGTCTCTCCCGGAGCGAGCGTCGTGGGACCCTGGAACTCGACGGTGGGGGTCGGCCCCCCCTTGTGGCACATGTTGCACGCGGGCCCCTCCTTGCCGGATTGACCGGTGATGCCCGTGCTGGTGGCAAGAGCGGGAGTCGACAACAGCCAGACAGCAACCACGCCCACGGTACGGAAGGCAAAACGCATCGGAACTCCATGAATGGGTGAAGGCAATCGTGTCGTTACAGCGGGAATGTGCGCTAGCGCAGCTGGAGGAAGGAGAAGGAGAGCCCTTGCGTGGTCACGGTGGGCCTGCCGCTCTCGCCCAGCACGTGCAGGGTCGTCGACGCGCTGCCTGCCCCGAATTCGCTGTAGAGAGTCTGATTCTGCGACTCGAAGAGGAAGACACTGCCCGTGGTGGACGGGAAATCGGTCCTCCGCGTCGCGGTCAGGGTGTCGAGCTTCAACTGCC is a window encoding:
- a CDS encoding helix-turn-helix domain-containing protein, with the protein product MSEEFYTVEMAAERLRLHAKTVLRFIRDGRLRATRIGKSYRILRSDLEAFGGASPRRGPPVPTAQVTSIIDIPGIGREAAIRMANRVVAVVGSREAHPAPVRVDTAYDPEREHLKIVMFGSPGDTAELIRLVQAWLEA
- a CDS encoding alpha/beta hydrolase, which encodes MKHPTFAAVVAVWGALVLSGSSHASDQGTAARADEFIGCPDAKEDDALAGSLCARFSAPLDYADPSRERIELFIRKFPAPGRSAGQVWLVAGGPGESGASFYPLLKTLRAAFPGYDLLVPDHRGTGFSSRLCQKEEAADSDGGSALQGAEWATCFEALESDSKRTRAFTITHAAYDLRALMERYSAGRPTWLYGVSYGTQLVLRMMTVAPPRRLEGIVLDSLVPPETAEQWDLSHRSAVVDEVGRAVLAQCDADPGCRARLGGSAVAAMQGLVDDSKLSASVPGGRPKLFFGALLDGPELRARIPLVLAGLRGGDLEPLRQVQQDLEALNAQFGRFPQSSMSIPLVSVISASENNARPGLTKAQVEAEAARFLFVSSLPGQLVGRASLAYPRDEWFGRSPTALPPVLVLQGDMDPKTPHAGAQAHIRLLPKAAGVNLFTVKGGPHFLLFTAPDCFKAAVSTFVQKRRAPRAACSIRPLASSGRGQPHQ
- a CDS encoding glutathione S-transferase family protein yields the protein MKLYFNPQSRAVVSKWMLDECGAEYELVPIDFAKREHKTPEFLKINPAGKLPALVDGETKVFEGAAICLYLADKYPQANLAPKIGSPERGRYLSLMVYSTSQLEPAMADRMLKVETLPQRGWTDFETALNVVEEELGKGPYLFGDWFTAADVMIGSMCIWMRRWASPTGRPAIDAYVERLLARPHVMKVGGDVSGPPRAPERAR
- a CDS encoding AraC family transcriptional regulator, whose translation is MTHPSIQISARLALPQLALARRRGLDESSLCQDAGLDPAVLRDPEARIPLSAFERLMEALASRVKEPTLGLELAREFTLEAYGVGGLVLMASPTLREGFERAFRYQRLWEDFERLALEPCEGGGRLRFLSHEPRRPVHWLLAECILAELLLATRALTATPVVPLWVHFEHEPPSDTSAHEAFFGTPVFFGAPTTEIAFSNATLDLPLTHANALFLSFFEQQAKVKVEQLPSTSLLSEQVRTALRGALGGGDYSLVAVAAKLHMSPRTLQRRLREEGISHEVLLDGLRQELARVYLEKRLSISEISFLLGYSNPTAFHRAFKRWTGSSPEYYRARSGARGGPETSPPTFMTWGRASSRST
- a CDS encoding MXAN_6652 family MXYO-CTERM-anchored protein produces the protein MRFAFRTVGVVAVWLLSTPALATSTGITGQSGKEGPACNMCHKGGPTPTVEFQGPTTLAPGETGRYSFIIRGGAAKIGGVDIAVDNAAAVLQAGEGLKKLGSELTHSAPKAFNGNELRFDFSLVAPSTDVTLTLFGAGNSANADLDSGGDKPAATKWSVNVGKGSPDAGSGSPDAGSGGTGDEGDDDKGGCSTTGGSPVWMLAMAGTFLALLCRRQG
- a CDS encoding FAD-dependent oxidoreductase encodes the protein MKAESTAVLVVGGGLVGLSAAMFLSWRGVPTVLVERHPGSSPHPRAIGYTPRTLELFRAIGLGPRIPQMPADFRLRRSRVESLAGKWFEETPWTPETRQSPRLEYSPCAGAALSQDRLEPILREKAIALGADIRLSTELIRFEQDADGVVASLRARDGREYAMRAAYLIAADGHASPIREALGIGQQGRGSIRTLRSVLFRAPLEEYLRSGISQFNIDQPGLKAFLTTYGDGRWVLMFSDDEERDEGTLRAMVFKAIGRTDLEVELITTGRWELSARIADSFASGRIFLAGDAAHTLPPTRGGYGANTGIEDAHNLAWKLSAVLSGASTPRLLDTYDAERRPIAWLRHGQLFARSDYASDAAGTARDVPIIDDDAMELGQLYRSTAVLDAGDGLPPALRPEQWAGQPGTRAPHLWMTRDGERVSTLDLFQRGWVLLAQDARWCPAAARIGKQLGIDVQCLRIGIDVRPSDESTFRTAFGLGAGGASLIRPDGYVAWRAIELPADPLRSLGEALERVSCATLAC
- a CDS encoding TetR/AcrR family transcriptional regulator; amino-acid sequence: MPARKKPPAAEAALIWERPEPANRPAPGPLSRDRIVRAAIALADKEGLASVSLRKVGAQLNAGPMRLYGYLSTKEELLELMVDVVYGEMASAGQLRGNWREVLRSIAQRTRQAARKHKWFIDLLGGRQHLGPNALAYSEASLAALSETPGFENIDDVLHAVRTVNAYVIGALLSEASELRAELESGMNETEWQNATWPYIQRMIATGRFPTLAKVVRDATHPSSDVRFDRGLDCVLDGIAVRLSR
- a CDS encoding nuclear transport factor 2 family protein is translated as MESTVAEMELGTGARMSKDNAGLLKWIFEEMDRVMDAKPLLDHMAEDVVWKVTIPDGTPLSGEFRGKQAVIDYYSRLPEIAEFHQERPQEFIDHGDQVIVLGDDSFLVKKTGKTFRSEYAVVTDFHQGLITRMVVIQNLCGIADAYRDS
- a CDS encoding DUF4180 domain-containing protein, which produces MTGRILELAGVRVFLCAADGPVMASDRDATDVIGELFGTDVKMVAIPLERLTPDFLKLRSRLAGEILQKFVNYRLRVAILGDIAAAVEASDALRDFVRESNRGETIWFVPNLAALEQKLT